A DNA window from Ipomoea triloba cultivar NCNSP0323 chromosome 10, ASM357664v1 contains the following coding sequences:
- the LOC116031990 gene encoding glycosyltransferase BC10-like yields the protein MAKKLTAAAASHTLWLGWKLVIAASFVLCILAFLRLQRYSLSDSETILSVSRNYKPSNDNFSGNPKVAFLFLARRNLPLDFLWRSFFQSADSANFSIYIHSEPGFAFDKSTTSSPFFYNRQLKNSIKVAWGQSSMIEAERLLLNAALEDPANQRFVLLSESCVPLYNFSYVYAYLMASPRSFVDSFLDESEKEKENRYNPRMMPYIPKSKWRKGSQWITLIRKHAVVVADDDVVLPVFKKFCKRRPPIEASLRNPNLNLQKQHNCIPDEHYVQTLLEMHGLGGELERRTVTYTVWNQSKTNMEKGGWHPMRFTYADAGPEKIKRIKAIRNVYYKTEDRTEWCSNNSTLVSCFLFARKFSRAAAMRLLSEVGGARFDVSALMDPPT from the exons ATGGCGAAGAAGctaacggcggcggcggcgagcCACACCTTGTGGTTAGGGTGGAAGCTGGTGATCGCTGCGTCTTTCGTTCTCTGTATCTTAGCTTTCCTTAGGCTCCAGCGCTACTCTCTCTCCGATTCCGAAACCATACTTTCAGTTTCCCGTAACTATAAACCTTCCAACGACAACTTTTCCGGGAATCCCAAGGTGGCTTTCCTGTTCCTAGCTCGGAGAAATTTGCCTCTGGATTTTCTTTGGAGAAGCTTCTTCCAG AGTGCTGATTCTGCCaatttctctatatatatacactcggAGCCAGGGTTTGCATTTGATAAGTCTACTACAAGTTCCCCTTTCTTTTACAACCGGCAGCTGAAAAATAGCATTAAG GTAGCATGGGGACAGTCAAGCATGATCGAAGCAGAGAGGTTATTACTTAATGCAGCTCTTGAAGATCCAGCAAATCAAAGATTTGTTCTGTTATCGGAAAG CTGTGTCCCTTTATACAACTTCAGCTATGTATACGCATATTTGATGGCTTCTCCAAGGAGTTTCGTGGACAG TTTTTTGGAtgaaagtgaaaaagaaaaagaaaaccgCTACAACCCGAGGATGATGCCGTATATACCAAAGAGCAAATGGCGGAAAGGATCACAA TGGATCACTTTAATTCGAAAACATGCGGTCGTTGTTGCAGATGATGACGTTGTATTACCAGTTTTCAAGAAGTTTTGCAAG AGGCGTCCACCGATCGAGGCCAGTCTGAGGAATCCGAATCTT AACCTTCAAAAGCAGCATAACTGTATCCCCGATGAACACTATGTGCAGACATTACTTGAA ATGCATGGACTCGGAGGTGAACTGGAACGCCGAACAGTAACTTACACCGTATGGAACCAATCTAAAACAAATATGGAAAAAGGCGGCTGGCACCCTATGAGATTTACTTATGCGGATGCAGGACccgaaaaaattaaaagaataaag GCTATCCGCAATGTATACTACAAAACCGAGGACAGAACGGAGTGGTGCAGTAATAACTCCACACTCGTCTCCTGCTTTCTCTTTGCGAGGAAGTTCTCCCGAGCAGCAGCGATGCGCCTTCTGAGTGAAGTAGGGGGAGCTCGGTTTGATGTCTCTGCTCTCATGGATCCACCAACGTGA